The Alistipes sp. ZOR0009 genome includes a window with the following:
- a CDS encoding peptide MFS transporter, with protein MFKGQPKGLIAAALANMGERFGFYIMMAILTLFISAKFGLSETTTGYIYSAFYASIYLLALVGGVIADKTKNYKGTILFGLILMAVGYLLISIPTPTPVPSLALYLTMTCLGLLVIAFGNGLFKGNLQALVGQMYDNKEFSDKRDSGFQIFYMFINIGGFFAPWIAIGVRNWWLKVNNFDYNASLPELCHKYLADGNNMNPESLSRLQDYANAAILDKTPVTDLTAFVNSYLDVFNRGFQYAFMAAIVAMVISLVVFLLNKNKFPDPAKKAVAKDAAHKISREEVQMSAHEIKQRIYALFAVFGVVIFFWLSFHQNGYSLTYFARDYVDLSVINIDLGFTSIKGAEIFQSVNPFFVVTLTPLIMWLFSFMKSRGKETSTPMKIAIGMGIASMAYIFLMIFSFVLPGKEALGSMSEAQISAIRVTPWIMVILYFILTVAELFISPLGLSFVSKVAPPHLQGLMQGAWLAATAVGNSLLFVGGILYTSVPIWACWLVFVGATAASMLVMLSMVKWLEKVTLSSSQA; from the coding sequence ATGTTTAAAGGACAGCCCAAAGGTTTAATAGCTGCTGCCTTAGCGAACATGGGGGAGCGCTTCGGCTTCTACATTATGATGGCGATATTAACGCTGTTTATATCTGCTAAGTTTGGCCTATCTGAAACCACTACCGGATATATTTATTCGGCTTTTTATGCATCAATTTACTTGCTAGCACTTGTTGGTGGTGTTATTGCCGACAAAACCAAGAACTACAAGGGGACAATCCTATTCGGTCTTATTTTAATGGCCGTTGGTTACCTCCTGATTTCGATTCCAACGCCTACTCCAGTACCAAGTTTGGCCCTTTACCTAACCATGACCTGCTTGGGTCTTTTGGTTATCGCTTTCGGTAATGGTCTTTTCAAAGGAAACCTACAGGCGCTTGTTGGTCAGATGTACGACAACAAGGAGTTTAGCGATAAGAGAGACTCTGGATTCCAGATCTTCTATATGTTTATCAACATTGGAGGTTTCTTCGCACCTTGGATTGCTATTGGTGTAAGAAACTGGTGGTTGAAGGTGAACAACTTCGACTACAACGCAAGCCTTCCTGAACTTTGCCACAAGTACCTTGCTGATGGCAATAATATGAATCCTGAGTCGCTATCTCGCCTTCAAGACTATGCCAACGCGGCTATTCTAGATAAGACTCCAGTAACCGATCTTACCGCTTTCGTAAACAGCTACCTTGATGTTTTCAACCGCGGATTCCAGTACGCCTTCATGGCTGCTATCGTTGCTATGGTGATCTCGTTGGTTGTTTTCTTGCTTAACAAGAACAAATTCCCAGATCCTGCTAAAAAGGCGGTTGCTAAAGATGCTGCTCACAAGATTTCGAGAGAAGAGGTACAGATGAGCGCCCACGAAATTAAGCAACGTATCTATGCGCTTTTCGCAGTTTTCGGTGTGGTTATTTTCTTCTGGCTTTCGTTCCACCAAAATGGCTACTCGCTAACCTACTTTGCGCGCGACTATGTAGACTTGAGCGTTATTAACATCGACCTTGGGTTTACAAGCATAAAGGGAGCGGAAATCTTCCAAAGCGTTAATCCATTCTTCGTTGTTACCCTTACTCCACTTATCATGTGGCTATTTAGCTTCATGAAGAGCAGAGGTAAAGAAACGTCAACTCCAATGAAGATTGCTATCGGTATGGGGATTGCCTCTATGGCCTACATCTTCCTAATGATCTTCTCTTTCGTTCTTCCTGGAAAGGAAGCGCTAGGTTCTATGTCGGAAGCTCAAATTAGCGCAATTCGTGTTACTCCTTGGATTATGGTTATCCTTTACTTTATCCTAACCGTAGCCGAGCTGTTCATCTCTCCACTTGGACTATCATTCGTATCTAAGGTTGCACCTCCACACCTACAAGGTTTGATGCAAGGTGCTTGGTTGGCTGCAACGGCTGTAGGTAACTCGCTTCTATTTGTTGGTGGTATCCTTTACACTTCAGTACCTATCTGGGCTTGCTGGTTGGTGTTTGTGGGAGCAACAGCAGCATCGATGTTGGTTATGCTATCGATGGTTAAGTGGCTCGAAAAGGTAACCTTGAGCTCATCTCAAGCGTAG
- a CDS encoding outer membrane beta-barrel family protein gives MNKLLLVTFLSVLFPFLASADLGSYIVVGKAIDSTSKKGVPFVTVTVQDGHNKVIKRVASDGDGTFEFTVKEPTAGQVIVSAIGYGTSKANFSIKANTKKTNIGNVLMSETLAQIGQVVVQAQRQLIKVEPDKISYNPEADPEAQTINALDMMRKVPLLTVDGDDNIKLKGAGNYKILINGKESPLMNNNAKDVLKGMPASSIKNIEVITNPSSKYSAEGVGGIINIVTNKTNISGFSGNASLRVDHFGSVGGNIYTTAKVGKLAFSLNYGYGQWKRPKGTQYSSIENLLGTEFKSSIAEGASKNNSNNHFASGELSYEIDSLNLISGSFMGFFGSNTGNNDLLTSMYLPDNNSVNQLVTQYRNINKSKGTYGSMSGNIDYQRSYKKPDKLLTFSYKLDVNPTSSKYDREIVGIKNYLPSKNRSENTAGTYENTFQADFVNPITPKHQYEVGVKYILRTNPSNIDYYNYNEQSNSWIPDNSRNNDLDYTQNIVAAYVGYLLKLNQTSFKVGARLEDCYTDGSYNQKGKDMSFTNSLTDVVPYATISYNMGDASSLKLSYTQRLQRPSIWYLNPYIDDVNPIMISYGNPNLKTEKVNSFDLGYNFFASKYSFDISMYARLNNNAIQTVYKPQSSGAYEKTFDNLGKNNQYGLSLYGSVNPLPTFSISAYGDVEYGMFDGYTQDFTNGVLAPKFVEKEGWNYNFGGNLRWTFLKSFTLSSYGGYHSKRIELFEKTQPFSYHGISLRKDFMNKKMALTISANNPFKKMQVWETSSVSPTLVTYNRNESEMRTFRLSVTYRFGKMGQTVKKAARSINNDDVKGGGNKGGTTGGGGGN, from the coding sequence ATGAATAAATTATTACTAGTTACATTCCTGTCTGTACTTTTTCCATTCCTTGCGAGTGCAGATTTGGGCTCTTACATCGTAGTTGGTAAGGCCATCGACTCAACTTCTAAAAAGGGAGTTCCCTTTGTTACCGTTACCGTTCAAGACGGGCACAACAAGGTTATCAAACGGGTAGCTTCCGATGGAGACGGGACCTTCGAATTTACGGTTAAAGAGCCTACCGCAGGACAGGTTATTGTTAGCGCCATCGGTTACGGCACCTCTAAAGCAAATTTTAGCATTAAAGCCAACACAAAAAAAACTAACATCGGCAATGTGCTAATGTCCGAAACGCTTGCCCAGATTGGACAGGTGGTTGTACAGGCTCAGCGCCAGCTGATAAAGGTTGAACCCGATAAAATAAGCTACAACCCCGAGGCAGATCCAGAAGCACAAACGATTAATGCACTGGACATGATGCGTAAAGTTCCTCTACTCACCGTTGATGGAGACGATAACATTAAGCTCAAAGGGGCAGGAAACTACAAAATCCTCATCAACGGGAAGGAATCGCCGCTGATGAACAACAATGCCAAAGATGTGCTTAAAGGGATGCCTGCAAGCAGCATCAAAAACATTGAGGTTATCACCAACCCCTCCTCTAAATATAGTGCTGAAGGTGTAGGTGGAATTATTAACATTGTAACCAACAAAACCAATATTTCAGGTTTTTCGGGTAACGCATCGCTCAGAGTAGACCACTTTGGCAGCGTCGGTGGCAACATTTATACAACCGCCAAAGTTGGGAAGTTGGCTTTCTCGCTTAACTACGGCTACGGTCAATGGAAACGCCCCAAGGGAACACAATACTCGAGCATCGAAAACCTTCTTGGCACCGAATTTAAATCATCGATTGCCGAAGGAGCTAGCAAAAACAACAGCAACAACCATTTTGCTAGCGGCGAATTAAGCTACGAAATAGACTCGCTAAACCTGATTAGCGGATCTTTTATGGGCTTCTTTGGCTCCAATACTGGCAACAACGACCTACTCACCTCGATGTATCTTCCCGACAATAACTCGGTAAATCAGCTGGTAACACAATACCGAAATATCAACAAAAGTAAGGGAACCTACGGCTCTATGAGCGGAAATATTGACTACCAACGCTCGTACAAAAAACCAGATAAGCTGCTAACCTTCTCCTACAAACTAGATGTTAACCCAACATCGAGCAAGTACGACAGAGAAATTGTTGGTATAAAAAATTATCTCCCCTCCAAAAACAGGTCGGAAAATACAGCAGGAACCTACGAAAACACCTTCCAAGCAGATTTTGTGAACCCCATTACCCCAAAGCATCAGTACGAAGTTGGAGTAAAGTACATTCTTCGTACCAACCCCAGCAATATCGACTACTACAACTACAACGAACAGTCTAATAGTTGGATTCCGGACAATAGCCGAAACAATGACCTAGACTACACCCAAAATATTGTTGCAGCTTATGTAGGCTACCTCCTCAAGCTAAACCAAACATCGTTCAAAGTAGGTGCCCGCTTAGAAGATTGCTATACCGACGGCTCTTACAACCAAAAAGGGAAGGACATGTCGTTTACCAACAGCCTAACGGATGTAGTTCCCTATGCAACCATTTCGTACAACATGGGCGATGCAAGCAGCCTTAAACTATCCTACACACAGCGCCTACAGCGCCCTAGTATCTGGTACCTAAACCCCTATATCGATGATGTAAATCCAATCATGATTTCTTACGGAAATCCAAACCTTAAGACCGAAAAAGTTAACTCATTCGACTTGGGATACAACTTCTTTGCCTCAAAGTATAGCTTCGACATCAGCATGTATGCTAGGCTAAACAATAATGCAATCCAAACGGTATACAAGCCACAATCATCGGGTGCCTACGAAAAGACATTCGATAATCTGGGTAAAAACAACCAGTATGGGCTCTCACTATACGGCTCAGTTAACCCACTTCCCACCTTCTCTATTAGCGCTTATGGCGATGTGGAATATGGTATGTTTGATGGATACACCCAAGACTTTACGAATGGGGTGTTAGCTCCAAAATTTGTGGAAAAAGAGGGATGGAATTACAACTTCGGGGGAAATCTTCGCTGGACCTTCCTCAAGTCATTTACCCTATCGAGTTACGGAGGATATCATTCGAAAAGAATTGAGCTATTTGAGAAAACACAACCCTTTTCCTACCATGGAATCAGCCTCCGCAAAGATTTCATGAATAAGAAGATGGCCCTAACGATATCAGCAAACAATCCGTTTAAGAAGATGCAGGTATGGGAAACAAGCTCTGTCTCTCCTACGCTAGTTACCTACAACAGAAACGAATCGGAAATGCGCACCTTCCGCCTTTCGGTAACCTACCGATTTGGGAAGATGGGACAAACCGTAAAGAAGGCTGCTCGCAGCATTAACAACGACGATGTGAAAGGCGGCGGAAACAAAGGTGGTACAACAGGCGGTGGTGGTGGAAACTAA
- a CDS encoding RNA-binding S4 domain-containing protein, whose amino-acid sequence MKKIEFKLTKGDFIQLTQLIKAVNISSNGAEAGVMVEDGIVKLNGNVESRKRAKIRVGDVVEVLEHEIHVL is encoded by the coding sequence ATGAAGAAGATTGAATTTAAGCTCACCAAGGGCGATTTTATACAGCTTACCCAGCTTATTAAGGCGGTAAATATATCGAGCAATGGCGCCGAAGCAGGCGTGATGGTGGAAGACGGCATTGTGAAGCTGAACGGTAACGTCGAAAGCCGTAAGCGCGCCAAGATACGCGTGGGCGATGTGGTGGAGGTACTCGAGCACGAAATTCATGTGCTGTAG
- a CDS encoding S9 family peptidase yields the protein MTKLRAAAVLAAAMFLGMSGFAQKKSVTVADFTEKGTFRAKSVYGLSSMKDGMHYTAREGANILMYSYQTGKVADTILTGKQLASKKIAMVVDYSFSNDEKEMLLLTNYEDIYRRSFTADYFVYNRATKEISPLSTNGKQSYATFSPDGSKVAFARNNNVYIKDLASGVETQVTVDGKFNEIINGSTDWVYEEEFGFAKAFAWSPDSKKLAYYRFDESRVKLFNMNKFENQLYPSNYTYKYPKAGEQNSVVSIYCYDLAAAKSTKMNVGDEDNQYIARIKWTTDPNKLAMIRLNRLQNQLDILVANAGTGESYALYTEKNDRYIAEVTDEYLTFLANGKQFIITSEKDGYNHLYLYDMNGKQVRQLTKGSWDVTEIAGIDEVKGLVYYQAAAISPMQRELYVTSLNGKINKKLSTLAGTNHATFSAGCKYYINFFSSTSTPTFITLHEASGKQIRLLEDNSALQEKVKEYNLNPKEFFSFTTPEGVVLNGWMIKPVGFNEGTKYPVFMTQYSGPGSQQVLDSWGLGWENVLAQKGYLVVCVDGRGTGARGEAFKKQTYGQLGKLEVIDQINAAKYLGTLPYVDKSRIGIWGWSYGGFMSLNAIFQGADVFKMAIAIAPVTNWRYYDSIYTERFNGLPQDNPKGYDDNSPINHVAGLKGKVLIVHGTADDNVHIQNSYELVSKLIQANKQYDMMVYPDKNHSIYGGKTRTQLHTKFVEYVEANL from the coding sequence ATGACAAAACTTAGAGCTGCAGCCGTCCTTGCCGCTGCGATGTTTTTAGGAATGTCTGGTTTTGCGCAAAAGAAGAGCGTAACGGTTGCCGACTTCACCGAGAAGGGAACCTTTAGGGCTAAATCCGTTTATGGGCTATCCTCCATGAAGGACGGAATGCACTATACCGCTCGCGAAGGCGCCAACATCCTAATGTATAGCTACCAAACTGGAAAAGTAGCCGACACCATTCTAACAGGGAAACAGCTGGCCAGCAAAAAAATTGCCATGGTTGTAGACTACTCCTTTAGCAACGACGAAAAGGAGATGCTGCTACTAACGAACTACGAGGATATCTACCGCCGCTCGTTTACGGCAGATTACTTCGTGTACAACCGAGCAACCAAGGAAATCAGCCCTCTATCAACTAACGGCAAGCAGAGCTACGCCACCTTCTCTCCCGACGGATCAAAGGTTGCCTTTGCTAGAAATAACAACGTTTACATAAAAGATTTAGCCTCTGGCGTAGAAACGCAGGTTACCGTCGACGGAAAATTCAACGAAATCATCAACGGATCGACCGACTGGGTATACGAAGAGGAGTTTGGCTTCGCCAAAGCTTTTGCCTGGTCGCCAGACAGCAAGAAGCTAGCCTACTACCGTTTCGACGAATCGAGGGTAAAGCTTTTCAACATGAATAAGTTTGAAAACCAGCTCTACCCAAGCAACTATACCTATAAGTATCCAAAGGCTGGCGAGCAAAACTCGGTAGTATCAATCTACTGCTACGATCTTGCGGCTGCCAAATCAACCAAAATGAACGTTGGCGACGAGGATAACCAGTACATTGCCCGCATAAAGTGGACTACGGACCCCAACAAGCTGGCCATGATACGCCTTAACCGCCTACAAAACCAGCTAGACATTCTGGTTGCCAACGCCGGCACAGGCGAATCATACGCCCTATACACCGAAAAAAACGACCGCTACATTGCTGAGGTTACTGACGAGTACCTCACCTTCCTTGCCAACGGCAAGCAATTTATCATAACCAGCGAAAAGGACGGATACAACCACCTGTACCTTTACGATATGAACGGTAAGCAGGTTCGCCAGCTCACCAAAGGCAGCTGGGATGTTACCGAGATAGCCGGGATAGACGAAGTGAAGGGGCTGGTGTACTACCAAGCCGCTGCCATATCGCCCATGCAGCGCGAGCTGTACGTTACCTCGCTAAACGGGAAGATTAACAAGAAGCTATCTACCCTTGCCGGCACCAACCATGCCACCTTTAGCGCAGGCTGCAAGTACTACATCAACTTCTTTAGCAGCACCTCCACTCCCACCTTCATAACCCTACACGAGGCCAGCGGCAAGCAAATACGCCTGCTCGAAGACAACTCGGCTTTGCAGGAAAAAGTCAAGGAGTACAACCTTAACCCAAAGGAATTTTTCAGCTTTACCACCCCCGAAGGCGTAGTACTTAACGGCTGGATGATTAAGCCAGTTGGCTTTAACGAGGGCACCAAGTACCCCGTATTTATGACCCAGTACAGCGGTCCCGGATCGCAGCAGGTGCTCGATTCGTGGGGATTGGGCTGGGAAAACGTGCTTGCTCAGAAAGGCTACCTGGTGGTATGTGTAGATGGCCGTGGCACCGGCGCCCGTGGCGAAGCGTTTAAGAAGCAAACCTACGGCCAGCTTGGAAAGCTGGAGGTTATAGACCAAATTAACGCCGCTAAGTATCTAGGTACCCTTCCCTACGTAGATAAAAGCCGCATCGGTATATGGGGATGGAGCTACGGCGGATTCATGTCGCTTAATGCCATTTTCCAAGGCGCCGACGTATTTAAGATGGCCATCGCCATTGCCCCAGTAACCAACTGGAGGTACTATGATAGCATCTACACCGAACGCTTTAACGGTCTACCTCAAGACAATCCTAAGGGATACGACGACAACTCGCCCATCAACCATGTTGCCGGACTTAAGGGTAAGGTGCTTATCGTACACGGCACCGCCGACGATAACGTGCACATCCAAAACAGCTACGAGCTGGTGTCGAAGCTAATCCAAGCCAACAAGCAGTACGATATGATGGTTTACCCCGACAAGAACCACAGCATTTACGGAGGAAAAACCAGAACACAGCTACACACCAAATTTGTAGAATACGTTGAGGCCAACCTGTAG
- a CDS encoding DNA alkylation repair protein: protein MCKELVEMLMALGSAEVKVKVEYFFKTGKGQYGEGDQFIGLKVPTIRQTIKPYQHQLSPLDAELLVQSPFHEIRLAGLLIWVAQFKKAKDSQQRKAIVDLYLKNTKHVNNWDLVDLSCVEILGGYLQGRPKDLLFKLSLSESLWEQRIAMVTTLAFIRKNEHDTALLLCEHFLSHRHDLMHKASGWCLREIGKRNKAALVAFLDQHAAIMPRTMLRYSIEKMDDEERKYYLDAKERALKHKS, encoded by the coding sequence ATGTGTAAGGAATTGGTAGAAATGCTTATGGCTTTAGGAAGTGCGGAGGTAAAAGTTAAGGTGGAGTACTTCTTTAAGACGGGTAAGGGGCAGTATGGCGAGGGCGATCAGTTTATTGGATTAAAGGTGCCCACCATACGCCAAACGATAAAGCCCTACCAGCATCAGCTCTCTCCGTTGGATGCGGAGTTGCTTGTTCAATCGCCGTTTCACGAGATCCGCTTGGCTGGTTTGCTGATTTGGGTGGCGCAGTTCAAAAAGGCGAAGGATTCCCAGCAACGAAAGGCCATTGTAGATTTGTACCTAAAGAACACCAAGCATGTCAACAACTGGGATTTAGTAGATCTGAGCTGCGTTGAGATACTTGGGGGATACCTGCAGGGCAGGCCTAAGGATTTGCTCTTTAAATTATCTCTCTCAGAAAGCCTATGGGAGCAGAGAATTGCGATGGTAACCACGCTTGCGTTTATCCGAAAAAACGAGCACGATACAGCGCTGCTGCTGTGCGAGCACTTCCTTTCTCATCGGCACGATTTAATGCACAAGGCATCAGGTTGGTGCTTGCGTGAGATTGGGAAAAGGAATAAAGCGGCTCTGGTTGCTTTCTTAGACCAGCATGCGGCCATTATGCCGCGTACAATGTTGCGCTATAGCATTGAAAAAATGGATGATGAGGAGCGAAAATACTACTTAGATGCAAAGGAGAGGGCGTTAAAACATAAAAGTTGA
- a CDS encoding bifunctional ADP-dependent NAD(P)H-hydrate dehydratase/NAD(P)H-hydrate epimerase codes for MKIFPAELIKAIDQYTIDNEPISAIELMERAAIAITNRIMTLYPDTATEFAIFAGSGNNGGDGLATARLLAESGYKVQVYAIQTTANETAERNANLGRLVPSDSLSIEALRENEVVPYLNPDVVVVDALFGSGLNRPLDGFNKQIVEYINDSGCVTIAIDMPSGLMSEDNAENDTDATIRASYTVTLQMPKLSLLLPENDAFVGELSIVPIGLSAKALEGFPSNMFYVTSSMAAKMLYKRRRFAHKGTFGHCYLIAGSQQMLGAAILASKACMRTGSGLLTTHIPHGCQTPINISIPEVIIELDSDSERFTKHSSVMAFDAIGVGPGIGVNQTTIAALANLLVDAKRMPLVIDADGLNIISYNKELLRAIPKFAILTPHPKEFERLAGGWNNDLEKIQLLLRFAKELSVYVVLKGANTVIASPDGKLWFASVGNPGMATAGSGDVLTGIILSLLGQGYSPEEASILGVYLHGSAGDIAAGEMGQESLIASDIISNIGNAFKSLWSIRNS; via the coding sequence ATGAAAATATTCCCCGCAGAGCTCATCAAGGCAATAGACCAGTACACTATTGACAACGAACCCATTTCGGCAATCGAACTAATGGAGCGCGCAGCTATAGCCATTACTAACCGCATAATGACGCTCTACCCTGACACCGCGACCGAGTTCGCCATATTTGCAGGATCGGGGAATAATGGTGGGGATGGGCTGGCAACCGCCCGCCTGCTGGCCGAATCGGGCTACAAGGTTCAGGTTTACGCCATCCAGACAACGGCCAATGAAACTGCCGAACGCAACGCCAACCTCGGACGGCTTGTTCCTTCCGACAGCCTATCGATTGAGGCATTAAGGGAAAACGAGGTGGTTCCCTACCTAAACCCCGACGTAGTGGTTGTAGATGCCCTCTTCGGATCGGGACTCAACCGCCCGCTAGATGGCTTTAACAAGCAAATTGTGGAGTACATTAACGATAGCGGATGCGTAACCATTGCCATAGACATGCCCTCGGGGCTAATGTCGGAGGATAATGCGGAGAACGATACCGACGCAACCATCAGAGCCTCGTACACCGTCACCCTACAAATGCCCAAGCTATCGCTACTCCTACCCGAGAACGATGCATTTGTGGGCGAACTGAGCATCGTTCCAATAGGACTTAGCGCAAAGGCGTTGGAGGGCTTCCCCAGCAACATGTTCTACGTAACAAGCAGCATGGCTGCCAAAATGCTCTACAAGCGCAGGCGCTTTGCCCACAAGGGAACCTTTGGGCACTGCTACCTAATTGCCGGATCGCAGCAAATGCTCGGAGCCGCCATCCTAGCCTCTAAAGCCTGCATGCGAACTGGCTCCGGATTGCTTACGACCCACATCCCCCATGGCTGCCAAACACCTATTAATATATCCATCCCCGAGGTAATCATAGAGCTCGACTCCGATAGCGAGCGATTTACCAAGCACAGCAGCGTCATGGCATTCGATGCCATTGGCGTAGGACCAGGAATCGGGGTTAACCAAACCACCATTGCTGCGCTTGCCAACCTACTTGTAGATGCCAAGCGCATGCCGCTGGTTATAGATGCTGATGGGCTAAACATCATCTCCTACAACAAGGAGCTGCTACGTGCTATTCCGAAATTTGCCATACTTACGCCTCATCCTAAAGAATTCGAAAGGCTTGCTGGGGGCTGGAATAACGACTTGGAAAAAATACAGCTGCTGCTACGCTTTGCCAAAGAGCTAAGCGTGTATGTGGTACTTAAAGGTGCCAACACCGTCATAGCTTCGCCTGACGGAAAGCTTTGGTTCGCATCTGTTGGCAATCCAGGCATGGCTACCGCAGGCAGCGGCGATGTGCTTACAGGGATAATTCTTAGCCTACTTGGACAGGGATACTCCCCTGAAGAAGCATCAATTTTGGGTGTATACCTACATGGTTCTGCTGGTGATATAGCAGCAGGCGAGATGGGACAAGAATCGCTTATCGCCTCAGACATTATCTCCAATATTGGCAATGCATTTAAATCCCTCTGGTCTATCAGAAATTCGTAA